One window of Papaver somniferum cultivar HN1 chromosome 9, ASM357369v1, whole genome shotgun sequence genomic DNA carries:
- the LOC113312010 gene encoding uncharacterized protein LOC113312010, which produces MAFPEATSGFEEEGNEAVPYHPSAPASELFDDSTTTIDPSYIISLIRKLLLHVPHNVRDNRPDDGAGARCNGFVEGSEMVNSQESTPAVANSNVQTCTDNESEPMDIPNDENEKSFENKGGEMDSSERREILTEEEAWEEYGCVFWDVAANKTHAVFMVENLLLDVLLASLAISQSVRVIEINLGILANLACHEAPRSSIISTNGLIYVIVDKLFVDDSTCLSEVCRFLTLALRHSGSVTWAEALRNERVLLRILWVAENTLNSQLLEKSVGLLLAMVDNQHGVTVFLLPPLMELGLPNRLINLLEFEVKSLYSDRTPDSHVAQYLTLVLPVGEYSTPLAQNRELLRLVVDVVKLPDKAEVSNSCITAIVLFANFLSDKPDLISDVLQDVPFLQGLLDTLPYISDDSEARHALWSVVGKLLHEVREHVIPPSLLLQYVCFR; this is translated from the exons ATGGCATTTCCTGAAGCAACATCTGGTTTTGAAGAAGAAGGGAATGAAGCAGTGCCTTATCACCCTTCTGCTCCTGCTTCTGAG TTATTTGATGACTCAACAACTACGATTGATCCAAGTTATATAATCTCATTGATACGGAAACTTCTGTTGCATGTTCCTCACAATGTGAGGGATAATCGTCCTGATGATGGAGCGGGTGCTCGTTGTAATGGTTTTGTTGAAGGTTCGGAGATGGTTAACAGTCAGGAAAGTACACCTGCTGTGGCTAATTCCAATGTCCAAACCTGTACAGACAATGAAAGTGAGCCCATGGATATTCCTAATGATGAAAATGAAAAGTCTTTTGAGAACAAAGGAGGTGAGATGGATAGTTCTGAACGTCGTGAAATTTTAACGGAGGAGGAAGCTTGGGAAGAGTATGGTTGTGTTTTTTGGGATGTTGCTGCAAATAAAACACATGCAGTTTTCATG GTAGAAAACCTTTTACTTGATGTGCTTTTGGCAAGTCTGGCTATTTCTCAATCTGTGCGGGTTATA GAAATTAACCTGGGTATCCTTGCAAATCTTGCTTGCCATGAGGCTCCAAGAAGCAGTATAATCTCTACAAATGGACTGATTTACGTAATTGTAGATAAGTTGTTTGTAGATGACTCCACATGCCTGTCTGAAGTTTGCCG GTTCTTAACTTTGGCTCTTCGACATAGTGGATCTGTCACTTGGGCTGAAGCATTGAGAAATGAACGTGTTCTGCTCCGTATTTTGTGGGTTGCTGAGAATACACTTAATTCTCAGCTTTTggaaaag AGTGTTGGTTTACTGTTGGCAATGGTAGACAATCAACATGGAGTAACAGTATTCCTTCTTCCACCACTGATGGAGTTGGGTTTGCCGAACAGGTTGATTAATCTGTTGGAATTTGAGGTGAAAAGCTTATACAGTGACAGAACACCTGACAG CCATGTTGCTCAG TATCTTACACTG GTTCTTCCCGTCGGTGAGTATTCAACACCGTTAGCCCAGAACAGGGAACTTTTGAGGTTAGTTGTTGATGTGGTAAAGCTTCCTGACAAGGCCGAG GTGTCCAACTCCTGCATCACTGCTATAGTCTTGTTTGCAAATTTCCTGTCCGACAAACCAGATTTAATTTCTGATGTCTTACAAG ATGTTCCATTCTTACAGGGTTTGCTAGATACCCTTCCCTATATCTCGGACGACTCAGAAGCACGCCATGCACTCTGGAGTGTTGTGGGGAAGCTGTTACATGAAGTTCGTGAACATGTGATACCTCCATCACTTCTGCTCCAATATGTGTGTTTTCGTTGA
- the LOC113314407 gene encoding probable glycosyltransferase At5g03795, whose product MKECSSFCSSMGPSCSSFMLMLVIIPLILISAGFVSVLGPNKAASNSSWFSVSHSPWVKTGTGIYSSSSSSNSSSSIAKESKDHGLNKKMMGLYQHQYDHKEKALSSQEDLASFNHSSPPSVLAKETIQIHKPLDEELKQEGLFKSFTNLSDDHVAIKFKKKVPDSKLQHLELGLAKARALIREASKYRNDQIPDPNLITVGPMYWNSHAFHRSYLEMEKQFKIFIYEEGDPPLFHSGPCKSIYSMEGNFIHQMEMQGRFRTRDPERAHVYFLPFSITMMVRFVYVPNSHDITPIKKAVVDYVNVIGSRYPFWNRSLGADHFMLSCHDWGPMTSKYVPHMFNNSIRALCNANTSEGFRPSKDVSIPEINLRTGDTKGWLGGPSPSHRPILAFFAGGLHGPVRPILLDNWFNKDDDIRVYKYLPKHVSYQDMMKKSKFCICPSGYEVASPRIVEAFYAGCVPVLINDYYALPFGDVLNWRSFSVVVPVNEIPNLKKILTSISQRRYIKMQQRGLKIRRHFEVNSPPERFDVFHMILHSIWLRRLNIQVADQ is encoded by the exons ATGAAGGAGTGCTCTAGCTTCTGCAGCAGCATGGGTCCATCTTGTTCATCATTTATGCTTATGTTGGTTATAATTCCGTTGATTCTCATATCAGCTGGTTTTGTTTCTGTATTGGGTCCAAATAAGGCTGCTAGTAACTCTTCTTGGTTTTCAGTTTCACATTCTCCATGGGTCAAGACAGGGACTGggatttattcttcttcttcttcttctaacagTTCTTCATCAATAGCTAAAGAAAGTAAGGATCATGGTTTGAACAAAAAAATGATGGGTCTTTATCAGCATCAATATGATCATAAAGAAAAAGCTCTTTCATCACAAGAAGATCTAGCCAGCTTCAACCATTCTTCTCCTCCGTCAGTACTTGCCAAAGAAACCATTCAAATCCATAAACCACTT GATGAGGAATTAAAGCAAGAGGGATTATTTAAAAGTTTCACAAACTTATCTGATGATCATGTGGCAATTAAGTTCAAGAAGAAAGTACCGGATAGCAAATTGCAACACCTTGAATTAGGTCTTGCGAAAGCTAGGGCTTTAATAAGAGAAGCTTCTAAGTATAGAAATGATCAGATACCAGACCCAAATTTGATTACAGTAGGGCCAATGTACTGGAACTCCCATGCGTTCCATAG GAGTTATTTGGAAATGGAGAAACAATTCAAGATTTTTATATATGAAGAAGGAGATCCACCACTGTTTCATAGTGGTCCCTGCAAGAGTATATATTCAATGGAGGGAAATTTCATTCATCAGATGGAGATGCAAGGTCGGTTTCGCACTCGAGATCCAGAAAGAGCTCACGTTTATTTTCTACCTTTCAGTATAACAATGATGGTTCGGTTTGTCTATGTGCCAAACTCACATGATATCACACCTATCAAGAAAGCCGTAGTTGACTATGTCAATGTCATTGGATCAAGATACCCGTTCTGGAATAGAAGTCTTGGAGCTGATCATTTCATGCTTTCCTGCCATGATTGG GGGCCAATGACATCAAAATATGTACCTCATATGTTCAATAATTCCATAAGAGCTCTCTGCAATGCTAATACTTCAGAAGGATTCAGGCCTTCCAAGGATGTTTCTATTCCTGAAATCAACTTAAGAACTGGTGATACAAAAGGTTGGCTTGGTGGGCCATCTCCGTCTCACAGGCCAATATTGGCATTCTTTGCTGGAGGGCTACACGGCCCAGTCAGACCCATTCTTTTAGATAATTGgttcaacaaagatgatgatatcAGGGTTTACAAGTACCTGCCGAAACATGTGTCATACCAGGacatgatgaagaagagcaagTTCTGCATTTGTCCAAGTGGTTAcgaagttgcaagcccaagaaTTGTGGAAGCATTCTATGCGGGCTGTGTTCCTGTGTTGATAAATGATTATTATGCGCTTCCTTTTGGTGATGTTTTGAATTGGAGATCGTTTTCCGTTGTGGTTCCTGTAAATGAGATACCAAACCTGAAGAAAATATTAACAAGTATATCTCAAAGGCGGTATATAAAGATGCAACAAAGAGGGCTTAAAATTCGAAGACATTTTGAAGTGAACTCACCGCCTGAAAGGTTTGATGTCTTCCACATGATTCTTCATTCCATCTGGCTTAGAAGATTGAACATTCAGGTTGCTGATCAGTAG